From Gemmatimonadaceae bacterium, a single genomic window includes:
- a CDS encoding SPFH domain-containing protein, whose translation MTLRDFISGELVDIIEWPDQTDTTMAWRFSRPNNEIKNGAQLIVRPAQTAMLIDQGRIADVYQPGRHELSTANMPVLSRFEGWKYGFASPFKADVLFLSTRQFVDQKWGTTNPVIVRDAQLGPVRLRAYGTYAMRLVNPRKFVEQLSGTTGDFATDRIADQMRDLIVAKVSGVLAEGSISIYELSAKYAEVGAAVQQRVAPQFDQYGLSITQFVIENVSLPSEVESTLDQQTRMSMLRGQLDTYTQLQSADAIRDAARNPSGGAAAGVGIGMGAALGQRAAAAAAAPAPVVGAYEPPPLPAVAWYYAVGGERRGPVDQSALAAPGTLTAETLVWRHGMTGWTAAGQVPELAALFPPNR comes from the coding sequence ATGACGCTACGAGACTTCATCAGCGGCGAGCTGGTCGACATCATCGAATGGCCCGACCAGACCGATACGACGATGGCCTGGCGGTTCTCGCGCCCCAACAACGAAATCAAGAACGGCGCCCAGCTCATCGTTCGGCCCGCGCAGACGGCGATGCTCATCGACCAGGGACGTATCGCCGACGTCTACCAGCCCGGCCGCCACGAGCTCTCGACCGCCAACATGCCGGTGTTGTCGCGGTTCGAAGGATGGAAATACGGCTTCGCGAGTCCGTTCAAGGCGGACGTGCTCTTCCTCAGCACGCGGCAATTCGTCGACCAGAAGTGGGGCACGACCAACCCGGTGATCGTACGCGATGCCCAACTGGGACCGGTTCGCCTGCGCGCCTACGGCACCTACGCCATGCGCCTCGTCAACCCGCGCAAGTTCGTCGAGCAACTGAGCGGTACGACGGGCGACTTCGCGACCGATCGCATCGCCGACCAGATGCGCGACCTGATCGTTGCCAAAGTCAGCGGCGTCCTCGCCGAGGGCAGCATCTCGATCTACGAGCTGTCGGCAAAGTACGCCGAGGTCGGCGCGGCGGTCCAGCAGCGCGTGGCGCCGCAGTTCGACCAATACGGGTTGAGCATCACGCAATTCGTGATCGAGAACGTCTCACTGCCGTCGGAGGTCGAGTCGACGCTCGATCAACAGACGCGCATGAGTATGCTCCGCGGGCAGCTCGATACGTACACACAGCTGCAGAGCGCCGATGCGATTCGCGATGCGGCGCGCAATCCAAGCGGCGGCGCGGCAGCCGGCGTGGGTATCGGTATGGGCGCGGCGCTCGGACAGCGCGCCGCCGCGGCAGCCGCAGCGCCGGCCCCGGTGGTGGGCGCGTACGAGCCGCCGCCGCTCCCCGCGGTTGCCTGGTACTATGCCGTGGGCGGCGAGCGCAGAGGACCGGTGGATCAGAGCGCGCTCGCAGCGCCGGGCACGCTGACCGCCGAGACCCTGGTGTGGCGGCACGGCATGACAGGGTGGACGGCGGCCGGCCAGGTTCCGGAGCTGGCAGCGCTGTTCCCGCCTAACCGTTAG
- a CDS encoding NADH:flavin oxidoreductase/NADH oxidase encodes MSLFAPLTLRGVALRNRIVVSPMCQYSSTDGLATDWHLVHLGQFASGGASMVLTEATAVTRDGRISPQDLGIWDDAHVEMLARIGRFVKSQGAVFGMQLAHAGRKASTGRPWEDGGPVGVDAGGWTHLTAPSALPFAEKYQTPDALDTRGIARIVSAFREAAARALAAGMDALELHAAHGYLLHQFLSPLSNVRTDSYGGSFENRIRLTLEVAAGVREVWPERLPLLTRLSVTDWRDDGWTVDESIALARRLGESGVDAIDCSSGGVVPHVQIPTGPGYHVGFAERIRRESGVRTAVVGFITGAAQADTIVRSGQADLVVMARELLRHPHWPLDAARELGQEVRWPPQYLRAKPR; translated from the coding sequence ATGTCTCTCTTTGCCCCACTGACGCTGCGCGGCGTCGCGCTGCGCAATCGGATCGTCGTCTCGCCCATGTGCCAGTACTCGAGCACCGACGGCTTGGCGACGGACTGGCACCTCGTGCACCTCGGCCAGTTTGCGTCGGGCGGCGCATCCATGGTCCTAACGGAAGCCACCGCCGTCACCCGGGACGGGCGCATCAGTCCGCAGGACCTCGGTATCTGGGATGACGCACACGTGGAGATGCTGGCGCGCATCGGGCGGTTCGTAAAATCGCAGGGCGCGGTGTTCGGGATGCAGCTGGCGCACGCGGGTCGCAAGGCGAGCACCGGCCGGCCCTGGGAAGACGGCGGGCCGGTGGGTGTCGATGCGGGAGGCTGGACGCATCTCACGGCGCCGAGCGCGCTGCCCTTTGCCGAGAAGTATCAGACGCCGGATGCGTTGGACACCCGCGGGATCGCGCGCATCGTGTCGGCGTTTCGCGAGGCGGCCGCACGCGCGCTGGCAGCCGGCATGGACGCGCTGGAGCTGCACGCGGCGCACGGATACCTGCTGCACCAATTTCTATCGCCGTTATCGAACGTGCGCACCGACAGCTACGGCGGCTCGTTCGAGAATCGGATCCGCCTCACGCTCGAGGTGGCGGCGGGCGTGCGCGAGGTATGGCCGGAGCGCTTGCCGCTTCTAACGCGGCTGTCGGTGACGGACTGGCGCGACGACGGCTGGACGGTCGACGAGTCGATCGCGCTGGCTCGCCGGTTAGGCGAATCGGGCGTCGATGCCATCGACTGCAGCTCAGGCGGCGTCGTGCCGCATGTGCAGATTCCCACCGGCCCGGGCTACCACGTTGGATTCGCGGAGCGGATCCGGCGGGAGTCCGGTGTCCGAACGGCGGTGGTGGGCTTCATCACGGGTGCGGCGCAGGCCGATACGATCGTGCGCTCGGGCCAGGCGGATCTGGTGGTGATGGCGCGCGAGCTGTTGCGCCACCCGCACTGGCCCCTCGATGCCGCGCGCGAGCTCGGCCAGGAGGTGCGGTGGCCGCCGCAATATCTGCGGGCGAAACCCCGCTGA